The Pyrus communis chromosome 5, drPyrComm1.1, whole genome shotgun sequence region GATCAACGATCATGCAGATAGATCAACGGTGAAGCCCTCAGAAATGCAGACAAATCAACATGGAATCTGAAATTTTCAGATTAGGCAACTGCAATCACGTCACGATTTTTGTTGAATACTGAAACAGAAATATTCTAAACACCCAAAAAAGAGACATTCTAGTCTTCGTGTCTAAATACAACAAACAGTGAAGCATATGAATTTCCAATTCCTTATGGGCACGCATCAGTCCTTCCTCAGCTCCATATACTCGTACCGGGTGCCATCCGCATTCAGGACAACAATCTCCAAGCTGTCACCCTGTATGACATCCACGACACAGTAAAATACTTGGTTCCATGAGCTTAATATAAAATGGACGGATATTTAAAAGACCGGAAACCTACAGTGTAAATATCTCTTTCGGTTGCAGATGCAAAACAAGTTTTGACCAAGTCGATTGCTTCTGCTTCAGACAGCGGTGTGACAGCATCCTGCAGTCATAAATTGTTCTACAATTTATTAAACAGTTTAATAACAATCAAATATGCAGAGTCATAACTTGTGGGACAGATTAATAACAAACAAATAACCAATAGTACGATGGAAACTAGTAATCAAAATCAACAAACCTGAGCAGGCAATAGGAGTGGGCTAGGAGACTTCAATTGGTTGTCCAGGAAAGGAATGATAAGTGTAGAACCAGAACCTTGGGAGCTATACCCAACCCTCTCGTAGGAACCAACAGCATCGTATGTGAAGACACAACCCTTACCTGCAAATTATTAACGAAAATGCATTGTTAGCCAGAAAAGTCTCAACTAGCAGCCAAAGGTTTTAGACTCTAATATTTACCTTCGCTATCTAAACCACCCAAAACATTAAAAGCGTAGTAGGGGAAGAAACGCTTGTAGTAAAGGGTGTTGGAAAGCAATTGAGCCATTGCAGGGCAGCTCATTTGTTTGTTATGTTGATGCTGATAAGTCTGGgaaacaaggaaacaaaggaTGTATCATCAGTTCTTGACATAACTCAATGTTTATTTCATGCCCACATAAATAGATATAGCCTACACATGGTCAAAAACATCCAACACCATCTGTTTCAACCAAAAAGAGTCCAGGAAAAACAAGGTATTGCAATAAGATTTTGAAGCCTCACCAAGTGCTTAGCTGCCAAATGCTTTTGCAAAGCTTTCACATCAGCTTGGAAACCCGAAGATGCCAATACAGCTTTGTCCGCTCTGCAAGTTTAAAAGACAAAACAATAAGACTTTACGCATCATCTAGTAAATGTGAAcagaaaccacatttcaatctACATAAATGAGTATTGACATTACGGCAAGATGACTACTAAGAGCTAATTTACTCTTCTATCTTCATATGATAGCCACTCTCCTGCTCTTCTATCTTCACCTTTGCTTCCCTCAGTGAGCTCCCACACCTTATAACTGAGAATTTTTCTGGTATATCTGGAAGTTTTGTCATAAAAACTAGGAAAGGGAATCTTCCCTTTAGACCAGGGTTCTTGAAAATCTGGCCTGACAATAGGCTAGGCACTCAATCCTAGAATCTTCATTTCATCCTCATTTGTTTTCACCTTAATTTCGTACTTTCATGCTTCACTAAGCACTAAGAACATGGGCCCGTACTGAGCTACTGCCTTGACCTAGGATTCTTTTCCTCATATCGGGTTGAATATAGAAGCTTCACTTCATAAATCAATTTCTTTTCAGcataatttcatgtttttttttatccttcaaTAAGACCTTTTTGGTGCTTATTATCTCAGATATTTTATCATCTGCCACACTTTTTACATATTTCAGGAAGTGGGTCAAGCATAAGAACAGAAGCTATCACAAAACTGATTAGCAGTAAAACTGCAAGCATTTTGAACTTTCAACAAACACACTGTTATAATGGCCACACTTCCAAGGCTATGAGCTAACTAAAGAGATAATTTTTGCTACCACTAAACTCTTAAGTGGTAAGCATTACCATCGTATTAACTACGGTTGGATGAATGTGACTTACCCTATGCCCtacacaaatctcaaaactcATACATATCAACAGTAGTCACTAGTCAATACAATAGTAACGGTGAGTAAAAATGCCCCCCTAACTATGTACAGAAacataaaaaacacaaacccaAGTTGTAATCAAAATTAAACCTAACCATAAGCAAAATAAAATCAgataaaaccccaaaaacgcCAACAAAAAATCCTAAAAAGCAGTAAAATCAGATAAAATTATACGCAGCAGAAGCCTGCTTTCAAAAGTCTAAGACTTTCGACTGTCCGAAATCAAGTGCATAAATATAAacatttaagagaaaaaaaaatacgaaAGAAATTTGTATAAAGGCGTAGCGTACAATTTGCAGATTTTGGAGTAGTCGCGGGTGAGAATACTGTAACCAGTCGACATCCGAGTATCGGCAGCAATCACACAGTAGTTGGCTCCGGCGATCGCAACGCAGGATCTGCAATCAGCACGAAAACACTAAAATTCCCCAAAAAGCAAATAAGCGGAAAAACGATGACAACAGTTGTCGTAGGGAAGGAGAGAATACATACCCGCCATTGTTGTCGTAGGGGGACCAGTTAGCGTGCTGCTTGGTCATGGTGATCGGTCtggttgagagagagagtgagattgAGAGAGGACAGACAGAGCAAGATTAGGGCTTGGAGCTAAGTGGAGGATGAGCTCTCTGGGTACAACACTTCGCTTTTCTTCGTTCAGATCTCTCGGTGTCGTTTGCTTCAAGAAATAAATCAAGTAGACGGTGTCGTTTTGGTTAGTGGGGGGACTAGGACTAACGAGCAAGGCCCACGTGGTTCTAATTACCTAAATTACGTTTTGAACCCACTACTTAatgtaaagtttttattttgactGATCGACTTTTGCATATAACGAGTTTCATACTAAATTAATTCTTTGTATGGTTTATTTAAGAGTatatttggaagtgtttttaaaatgattaaaaaaacatGCAAgtgaatattgaaaaaaaaaaaaaaacacttaaaaaaacatgtttatgttgtagcctattttatctaaCAAGAAAAAGAGGGTCAGCGACAAGggtagagagaggagagatgtgtttgtagaatccAATATTTTAAAAGGCCCACCTTAGGGTGTGCCTAGGCGTCCTCAGAGGCTGGGCGTGAGGGTTGTCGCctctgttttgagggagtgggtGGAAGGCGTCGCCGAAGCCGCCTAGGTGCACCTcaggggcttttttttttttttttttctactcccaaacccaaattttgggtaTGTTTTAACTATctcatacctcttccttgcaTTATCGTCTCTCTGCCTTTTTtccctaattttttattttttttatataatggatgtgtgtgtTGTTTGTGTGCATTGTTATATGCGTGCCcattgtgcttttcatcctctattatatgtgtgtgtgtgtaatataatatatgtatatatatatatatatgcgtgtatatatatttataatatatgtgtgtactcagggtgattattgattaataatcttttttttaacataatatatgtgtgtacACTCagcatatatattaaaaaaatttaggggAAGCCTCACGCCTAGGCCGGGCTATCCCTTGGATGCCTCGCTCACacctcacgcttttaatacattggtagAATCGTAGGGGAATTGTGTGTTAAGGATCTGTTATCCCTctacgtagtgcctttatttatagtagtaaaagaagagaagaaatccttcatccctAAGGAATAAAAatccatataggaaagaataattagaatcaaatctaatttaggatttacacaatcacacttaaactagaaaaGTTCACAACACTttcccttgagtgtgtaaatactcaaggtagattcagtatcatgtagaagttgaggaagtcgactcgtcggcACTGATTTTGGGAACAACGCTTATTCTTAATAAGGTAAGAACTTGCACAAAGTagtaagtctcactaaaaaaaccctaaggctatggccAAAAACCAAGTaaggacaaaatccatagtgtaaggaaaaatgcgtgagaaatGCAAAAGTCAAAAGAAATGTCTATGGGACGTCATTAGGGATATAACcagcccaaggtgggtgcctcgttaaaacctagttaggtagcaaaaacccagtgggaaaaatgctcctaatcgtagcgaaaaagagtacattaagatcaagcaagtatcttCAAGATACTCAccttgagtttgacacaatttcAAAGAGAAATAGCAGTGTTACAACTTAGAAAGTTTACACATatcaattccttgaacaagcttttgAAATGTCGcttcggtagtgatttggtgaagaggtcggccagattgtcttgtgaacggatttgcgtgacttcaatcttctgatactTATGTTGTTGGTGAGAAGAAGAAATTCaacgcaatgtgcttggtgttgtatcctttgatgtaacccttctttaGATGTTCGATGCATGATGCATTGCCTTCAAAGATCGTCGTTGGAACATCTACCGCCGGGGTAAAGATCGCAAGAGCTTcaaatatggcccacaactcttcttaaccaaaagcattcccgagttgcttcatgtaaatttcaacatggttagacgaagtggcaactaagggatgtttagttgacctccaagagattgcggtgcttccaacggtaaagacataacccatttGAGAACGTGCCTTGTGCGGATTAGAGAAGTATCTTACATCGGCATAAGTAACAAGGTGAGAATCGACTTAAGAAGTAAGGGGTGtggcatcactcgaggatccataggcatagaacaagcccaaatccatagTACAATTAAGGTAATCGAAGATGTCTTTCATGCCAGTCCATGTGTGCGTGTTGGTGCATTAATGTATCTTGCCAAAAAATTAACAGGAAAGGAGATGTCAAGTCTAAttcattgagctaagtacaataaagcgcctatcgTACTTAGATAaagaacttcaggctccaaaatctcttcatcatcctccttcgaacagaagggatctcgttttgtATCTATCGATCAAACGACCATAAGAGTACTCGAAGGTttcgctttatcctcgttaaagcGGCACAACACCTTATGGGTGTATTTTGTTTGGTGTACTAAGATTTCATCTGAACGGTGCTTTATCTCAAGACCGAGACAATATCGAATCTTTCTTAGagctttcatctcaaattccaacttCAGGTGTGCGACAGTTCTCacgagctcttcaggagttccgataaggttcatgtcatcgacatataccgCAACTATTGAAAAActagaatgtgacttcttaattaACACAgaagggcatagttcgttgttcacatatccctgactagtcaaatactcactcagatgattataccacattctttcggattgcttcaaaccgtaAAATGAACACCGCAGccgaattgagagcgtgttttgaggtttggaaatatttgatctaatcaatgtaagtcctttaggaactttcatatagatttatgtatcaagatccccatagagatacacaATTACTAtgtccatcagctgcatactcagtttttcggaaactaccaaactgataaggtagcgaaatgtaatcacatccataacgggtgaataagtttcgtcatagtcaatccgggggtgttgtgagaagccttgcgcaaTAAGACAAGCTTTGTAATGCACAActtcgttcttctcattacgcttccgaacaaaaacccatttgtagctaacgagcttcacatgtggaggagtaggagctacaggtccaaacaccttacgttttgcAAGCGAATTGAGTTCGACTTAGATTGCTTTTTTCCAATTTGACCAATCGATTCTACGttgacattcatcaacagaacgaggttcaatgtcatcgctcaacatgatctcagttgCTATTGCATATTTTAATGCATTGTCGACGATCATCTTATTTCTACACCACccatcatctaagctagcataatagaccgaaatctcatgattctcgGAATAAGGATTCACCTCTTCAAGGACGCTTCCGTAATCTaaaatttcctcatgagttagaTAAAATGAGTAAGCAACAGTCGGATTCACAGTAACCTCTTCAGAAGCTTGTGTCATGGGTTTTCTCTTTCgaggggtgtgaatcctttaaaCCAATAGGTCTACCATGCTTTTGTGTATGGGCAGATGATTGGCGAGCCGCTAATGTATATGGATCACCAAGATTGGCATCCCGTGCCTCCTAGAGGGAAGTCCATTGTACATTTGGTatatccatctttgcaggcgcATTCGTatctggaatatgtgatcttgtcacgcgtgctagatcggtgaaagcatctggcatgctttgagcTATGCTCTAGCGATCTAATATGTGATgtacttcagtttcagactaaAAGGtatggggatctaaatgagacaaagtgggagtcgtccacAATAATTCGCATCGTTCTTCAGGAACGCGACGGGAATActatctcatagaagtgacaatctaTAAAACAAGCGGTAAATAGATtgcctgtcaaaggttctaagtaacaaataattgaaggagaatcatatccgacatagattctcatCCTTCTTTGAGGCCTCATTTTTGTACGTGAGGATGACAAAATCGGTACATAGACCGCACAACCAAAAATGTATAGATGCAATATGTTGGTATCCGGTAACCAACTGAATGGCGTTATATGGTTGGGTCGCAACAGGCCTCAGACGGACCAACATGGCTGCGtgtaatattgcatggccccaagtaGCAATCGGGAGCTTAATACGTATAACtaacgatcgagcaatcatttgtaagtatttaatgaatgcctctgctAGGCCGTTCTGGATGTGAATATGGGGTattggatgttcaacttcaaccccaacaaACATGCAATAgccatcaaaagttttagatgtgaattatCCAGCActatccaatcgaatagatttgatcgaataatcaaggtggtgagccctgagcttgataacctgagccaacaaTTTAGAGAATGCAgcattccttgtggacaacaaaaGCACATGTGACAAATGTATGAaagcgtcaaccaaaaccataaaatatctaaatggtttACAtgtagtgataggagcatatttatacaaCTTTGTTaacctatttccttgcatttactcagttagtttctatttattagagtgctttaagccattttcgtgttttgtaggttcaaatggcaaagttggcaagaaaaggcaatttggagcattttatagcagttttgggcttggaatggataacacatgcatggaggaaggtggatggacgtttttgaagatcaaaaaaggctaggaatgtgcttaatatctggagaaattaattcaagacttggaagataaggaatcaactaaaagaaggaacattatccaaactaccttatcttatccaaaccttatccaaccttatcttatcttatcctatcctaatcttttcctaccttaattccagctgcaaaggggaatcaatttcacattaaatcatctaaatatctggttctagaagccctatacTTTGCCTTAGATTATTGTCGCATATCTTATCCCTtgtccttctagaaacctgtcACAATACCCCCTTTTCTAGAAGCCTAAGTTTGTGCCGAACTACCCTAGTCCTTTTCCTTCTGGACTTGTTTCGTGCCCTATCCTTGTCCTTCAAGGATTGGTGCTGTGAACCTTAGCCTTATAAATACACCACATATACGTCGCACAAAAGGGAGAGCTTagagagaaaattagaaaaataactttgtgccgcagctttgcaaggaaggaaggagaagaagaactttGTGCCGTGACCTGCTATCCAAGACCATTGGAGTgttggagtgtttctaggttctttctatccttatatttagttcaatgtttaaattaaattggttttgtttaattgcaaacatgtggaactaatttcattttagttagaggtgaattcaaagccatgaacatatatgtgatatgaattgatttcctccaattattgtttcataaaacatgaatgcaatttacttatttgtttgattgataacttattattgtatgttgattaaggatgcatacttagtttgcatgcataaatctgatgctaaaatataagggaatttcatctaatagttatgaacttacaTTAATAAGTAatggaaatcactagtcatgattgtgttaagtgaatccATGGCAGGAATATCATggagttcatagttacgaatgccttgtcaatgcttatgattttcatagaacttaatgatctttgatatgtatctctaccATGCAGTTCATagagggaacttgataagaataatttgttGCGTCGTTgggtccaattcaatgaatttaggaaaacttgagagttaatttgtgcagttcacaattaatttggggcattgtcattcatggtttataggagtaataattggaaatcgatttgtatgcatatgtgtcatgtgtagagaatgaccctctagctagcctttcaccctttgATTCACCAATTTTGTGCAACCTTTAGTTTGTTTCTGCAActacttagttttagtttaaattcgtcaaaacaacCCCCCTCCCCATTTAGTAttctgagtctttttagtttaattttcatcCAAACTTCTTTCTAgtgcttgttttgagtcaatttaacttagttttgtgttatttgagtcaatttaggttgttttgagttgtttgagtctaattttctgttttgagttaaataagtgtagattagcatc contains the following coding sequences:
- the LOC137733715 gene encoding proteasome subunit beta type-1-like, whose protein sequence is MTKQHANWSPYDNNGGSCVAIAGANYCVIAADTRMSTGYSILTRDYSKICKLADKAVLASSGFQADVKALQKHLAAKHLTYQHQHNKQMSCPAMAQLLSNTLYYKRFFPYYAFNVLGGLDSEGKGCVFTYDAVGSYERVGYSSQGSGSTLIIPFLDNQLKSPSPLLLPAQDAVTPLSEAEAIDLVKTCFASATERDIYTGDSLEIVVLNADGTRYEYMELRKD